The genomic stretch TACTCGGCGTTCGCCTTCTCCCAGACGGGCGGCCAGCCCACGATCTACGACTTCATCAACTCGGCCACCAGCACACTCGACATGACCATGTACGAGCTGGAGGACACCACGGCCGTCAACGACCTCATAGCCCTGAAGAACAAGGGCGTCACGGTCCGCGTCATCCTCGACCGCCAGCACAAGACCGCCAACAACTCGGCGTACACGTCCCTGACGAACGCGGGCATAGGCGTGGTCTGGTCGTCCTCCGCCTACGTCTACACCCACCAGAAGACGATCACGGTCGACGGCACCAAGTCCCTGATCCTGACCGGCAATCTGACCTCGCAGTACTACACGACCGGCCGCGACTACGGCGTCTTCACCGACGACACGAGGGATGTGACGGCGATAGAGAAGGTCTTCAACGCCGACTACACGGCGACGTCCGTCACCCCCACCGACGGCGACCACCTCCTGTGGTCCCCCACCGACTCGCGCAGCCGCCTGGTGTCCTTCATCAACTCCGCGACCACGACGCTGGACGTGGAGGAGCTGGAGTTCAGCGACAGCACGGTGGTCAACGCGATCGTGGCCCGTGCCGAGGCCGGCGTGCAGGTCCGGGTCGTCCTGGAGAACCCCTCCAGCTACTCCAGCGAGGTCTCCGAGATCGAGGCCGCCGGCGGCACGGTCGTCGGTTACTCCGACCCGAACGGCTTCTACATCCACGCCAAGGCGATGGTCGCCGACTACGGCCTGTCCACCCAGGAGGTCGAGGCCGGCTCCATGAACATCAGCAGCAACTCCCTGAGCAACAACAGGGAGTTGGGCATCATCCTGACCGGCACGGGCGTGGC from Streptomyces roseochromogenus subsp. oscitans DS 12.976 encodes the following:
- a CDS encoding phospholipase D-like domain-containing protein, with product MLRKVLTRAAVALAATAAVVTTAVPANAASYSAFAFSQTGGQPTIYDFINSATSTLDMTMYELEDTTAVNDLIALKNKGVTVRVILDRQHKTANNSAYTSLTNAGIGVVWSSSAYVYTHQKTITVDGTKSLILTGNLTSQYYTTGRDYGVFTDDTRDVTAIEKVFNADYTATSVTPTDGDHLLWSPTDSRSRLVSFINSATTTLDVEELEFSDSTVVNAIVARAEAGVQVRVVLENPSSYSSEVSEIEAAGGTVVGYSDPNGFYIHAKAMVADYGLSTQEVEAGSMNISSNSLSNNRELGIILTGTGVAQPVASTIETTFDSDYAGGTAA